One stretch of Brettanomyces nanus chromosome 4, complete sequence DNA includes these proteins:
- a CDS encoding uncharacterized protein (EggNog:ENOG41) produces MPSRTLGGLEKYCFYRNYYNYYTCVISVASYSSDVDPSDLCEALKGLLVEETGFALTIKLDRKENPEFILLNRILYTDLVEYRDEDSFDLDGETTKLLDTKFSLIEGTQPLWKVIVFNRRHIVFVADHTVCDGTGIINFQRLLLKHINTARNIQNKIVPSPSSIVFTGGDDVNFMDHTESYFDSKPSISFVIRKFAERLLPGRLWNIGGRRRLGKYKLLGTNLPIPQEIRPSLHTKSRSISIDRGTLSKLLCLTKKHRVKLTSLLTYLLAKSFVNVLPQEMKRYDLPIHIPVNCRQFIDFSAIQIEQPWFTALAGTYAGDIQTTLPAVMSTKDDSIDWEYVQAVQSRISEVILDETPQYSVGMFNMINMRNYVKAFSGNFNGIALGISNVGYFDFNATYENMYYKVEDIWFTQCSGVSGALITANVVGFSGGLRITLSYDQVIPYADKVDEIIEQMRKYLVS; encoded by the coding sequence ATGCCTTCTAGAACACTTGGAGGATTGGAAAAGTACTGCTTCTATCGAAACTATTATAACTACTATACCTGCGTTATATCTGTAGCGAGCTACTCGTCTGATGTTGATCCTAGCGATTTATGCGAGGCTTTGAAGGGTCTTCTAGTAGAGGAGACCGGATTTGCACTCACTATCAAACTGGACCGCAAGGAGAATCCGGAATTCATCTTGTTGAATAGGATTCTTTACACAGATTTAGTGGAGTATAGAGATGAGGATTCTTTCGATTTGGACGGTGAGACTACAAAGTTACTTGACACGAAGTTCTCACTCATAGAAGGAACACAGCCGCTCTGGAAAGTCATCGTTTTCAACAGACGTCATATTGTTTTTGTTGCTGATCATACCGTATGTGATGGCACAGGCATCATTAATTTCCAGAGGTTGCTTTTGAAGCATATTAATACAGCCAGAAATATACAAAATAAGATTGTTCCTAGCCCTTCATCGATAGTGTTTACTGGAGGCGATGATGTAAATTTTATGGATCACACTGAGAGCTACTTTGATTCGAAGCCTTCGATCTCTTTTGTTATTCGTAAATTTGCGGAACGTCTATTACCCGGCAGGCTTTGGAATATAGGAGGAAGGAGGAGACTTGGTAAGTACAAGCTTCTGGGTACCAATTTACCCATTCCTCAAGAGATCCGTCCCAGCTTGCATACAAAGTCAAGGTCTATAAGTATTGACAGAGGTACGCTTAGCAAATTACTTTGCTTGACCAAGAAGCATCGTGTGAAACTTACCTCGTTGTTGACGTACTTGTTGGCCAAAAGCTTTGTAAACGTTCTTCCTCAGGAAATGAAAAGATACGACTTACCAATCCACATTCCTGTCAACTGCAGACAGTTTATCGATTTTAGTGCGATTCAAATAGAGCAGCCCTGGTTTACAGCTCTGGCAGGTACATACGCTGGTGATATCCAAACAACATTGCCTGCCGTTATGTCCACTAAGGACGACAGCATCGATTGGGAGTATGTTCAGGCTGTACAGAGTCGGATCAGTGAGGTCATTCTGGACGAAACTCCTCAGTATTCAGTTGGAATGTTCAACATGATCAACATGAGAAATTATGTAAAGGCTTTCTCTGGAAACTTCAATGGGATTGCTCTTGGAATATCTAATGTGGGATATTTTGACTTCAATGCTACTTACGAGAACATGTACTATAAGGTTGAAGACATTTGGTTTACTCAATGTAGTGGTGTATCAGGAGCATTAATCACTGCCAACGTGGTTGGCTTTTCTGGCGGTCTCAGGATAACGTTGAGTTACGACCAGGTGATTCCATACGCCGataaagttgatgaaattaTTGAACAAATGAGGAAATATCTAGTTAGTTGA